In Naumovozyma castellii chromosome 1, complete genome, one DNA window encodes the following:
- the NCAS0A06490 gene encoding fungal specific transcription factor domain-containing protein (ancestral locus Anc_4.389) produces the protein MIKSGLIKRNREIKSCKYCYSHKKKCDKKKPCSTCSGLDVINECVYGFNKAELGKQETNILPSASSLLIQARPSQTQSHRLSSNHGDQVKVRKLQDPRKDINFQKSKYLYPFFTNSINAKILNVDTVYNELTSTNEYYQNELAKFDKFSIADMTFEDLLDLFPTSEEIAMAQIEIYFDTVHPIIPIVDRSIVVDKLSKIYKQLATRQPVLTCDSVLIMAIFFCSAFSNVAAGIIPDLLLCNRYYSGYRYLLDHSGFPLRPDIESLQAFTIVNFITDPNMTEAIGYSSMLVRIGQQLCLDKLEFIPKNETLIILWNYLLYLEGSASVVYGFPFTTSKKLLSSSVRQLSLKFRRSKFKSIIPYEFSAGRFKINEFFYYILKEYENESTNSNEQHSMLSKLNEDIHTTLYLDIQKLKSHLRKTESKDGEYFASTLNIFLYRLHLRYYALVSSLQIPSNLNFSFSEQKDNNDDDRKDITWILNAKQQFSKEVIPLSLLLLIYTYKRLVQESSVKFAWYTRGSTVMQYLFIVLQALYQNPTENYKISEMLDNIEVILDPDSLQIIESESFFYKFVLIEELMTLMELKLVPLWKKEELGKFKLVKMVKEKVWLAHGTLIKENKDLKDKLNKLPLFSRGCEHIQNLSGINFDECLKQLEVENHVLDAEKVLIDWLSEFHK, from the coding sequence ATGATTAAATCTGGACTGATTAAGAGGAACAGGGAAATAAAATCATGCAAATATTGTTACTCACATAAAAAGAAGTGTGATAAAAAGAAACCTTGCTCTACATGCAGTGGACTTGATGTAATTAATGAGTGCGTGTATGGTTTTAATAAAGCAGAATTGGGCAAGCAGGAGACCAACATTTTACCCTCAGCTTCTTCGCTTCTAATTCAGGCAAGGCCGTCTCAAACACAGTCCCATCGGTTGAGTAGTAACCATGGAGATCAAGTGAAAGTAAGAAAGTTACAAGATCCCAGgaaagatattaattttcagaaatctaaatatttatatccATTCTTTActaattcaattaatgcaaaaatattaaatgtAGATACAGTCTACAATGAATTAACCTCTACAAACgaatattatcaaaatgaGCTAGCCAAGTTCGACAAATTCTCTATTGCAGATATgacatttgaagatttacTTGATTTATTTCCAACTTCTGAGGAAATTGCAATGGcccaaattgaaatatattttgataCTGTACATCCAATCATTCCTATAGTAGATAGAAGCATTGTTGTTGACAaactttccaaaatttatAAACAATTGGCGACACGACAGCCTGTCTTGACATGTGACTCAGTTTTGATAATGGCAATATTCTTTTGCTCTGCGTTTTCTAATGTGGCTGCTGGTATTATCCCGGACTTATTACTCTGTAACAGATACTATAGTGGATATCGTTACTTACTGGATCATTCGGGCTTCCCACTCAGACCTGATATAGAGTCATTACAGGCGTTTACCATTGTTAATTTTATTACAGATCCCAACATGACTGAGGCAATTGGTTATTCTTCCATGTTAGTTAGAATTGGTCAACAATTATGTTTAGATAAGTTAGAGTTTATTCCcaaaaatgaaactttAATAATCCTATGGAACTACTTGTTATATCTTGAGGGTTCTGCATCAGTAGTTTACGGTTTTCCATTTACCACATCAAAGAAACTTCTCTCCAGTTCTGTGCGACAGCTTTCATTGAAGTTCAGGCgatccaaattcaaatctatCATTCCCTATGAATTCTCTGCTGGCagattcaaaatcaacgaattcttttattatatCCTTAAAGAATATGAGAATGAAAGTACTAATTCAAATGAACAACATAGTATGCTAagtaaattaaatgaagataTACACACAACGCTCTATCTGGACatccaaaaattaaagagtCATCTACGAAAAACAGAGTCTAAAGACGGAGAATACTTTGCTAGTactttaaatattttcttatatCGATTACACTTGCGTTACTATGCGTTAGTGTCGAGTTTACAGATtccttcaaatttaaacttttctttctcaGAACAAAAGGATAATAATGACGATGATAGGAAAGATATTACTTGGATTCTTAATGCAAAGCAACAGTTCTCTAAAGAAGTGATCCCTTTATCCTTATTGTTGCTTATTTATACGTACAAAAGATTAGTCCAGGAGAGTTCAGTTAAATTTGCCTGGTATACCCGAGGTTCTACTGTTATGcaatatttgtttatcGTATTGCAAGCACTGTATCAAAATCCGACTGAGAATTATAAAATATCTGAGATGCTGGATAATATAGAGGTTATATTGGATCCAGATAGTTTGCAAATAATAGAAAGTGAAAGTTTTTTTTACAAATTTGTACTCATCGAAGAACTGATGACCTTAATGGAATTAAAGTTGGTACCACTGTGgaaaaaggaagaattagGTAAGTTCAAACTAGTTAAGATGGTTAAAGAAAAAGTCTGGTTAGCCCATGGCACGCTAATTAAGGAGaataaagatttgaaagataaattgaataaattgcCATTGTTTTCCAGAGGTTGTGAACATATCCAAAATTTGAGTGGTattaattttgatgaatgCTTAAAACAATTAGAAGTTGAGAATCACGTATTGGATGCAGAAAAGGTTTTGATTGATTGGTTATCTGAGTTTCATAAATAG
- the RPN14 gene encoding Rpn14p (ancestral locus Anc_4.119): protein MGNRKQTVFHIQPDFQEALEDESFYINMDRSLTEIQEFRFDVSKNGTVFRSTENADDTFTQSQQDSHLYSARLGDHKVQFRTPTWKHTSSASDIGNVTSIDAFARANDVASYIVGNEEGSISLYDSQFSHEWTQEDAHCSEITTLKFFPSGEVVLSGSSDMQLKLWSIKDASCPRIFRGHTSKITDSVLIERGRDFVSSSLDGTMKLWECGSGSTVRTFMRRENPNDGINSMALIADSNTTTIDTTTKGSNLDFGTQGKKVVAGHVSGVITIHDILTKESTIQFPSEYMAPCNSISRNPCDNNYLYAGYETGHVALWDIRSAVSPVDTITINEGLPINSIYCHGSNKLAISSGPDTSVMIDLKQDNKKFQEDTPTYLVSEDTRISKFISDPTRNALHVVGDHGFWAYFTT from the coding sequence ATGGGCAATCGTAAGCAAACTGTGTTTCATATCCAACCGGACTTCCAGGAGGCTCTCGAGGATGAATCTTTCTACATTAACATGGATAGATCTCTAACTGAGATTCAAGAATTTAGGTTTGACGTCTCCAAGAACGGTACTGTGTTTAGATCCACCGAAAATGCTGATGATACATTCACGCAATCTCAACAGGATTCACATCTATATTCGGCAAGATTGGGGGACCATAAGGTTCAATTTCGTACCCCTACATGGAAGCACACAAGTTCAGCCTCTGATATTGGTAATGTCACATCTATAGATGCCTTTGCACGGGCGAATGATGTTGCTTCTTATATTGTTGGGAATGAAGAAGGGTCTATATCATTATATGATTCGCAATTTAGTCATGAATGGACACAAGAGGATGCACATTGTAGTGAAATTACCACTTTAAAATTCTTTCCTAGTGGTGAAGTGGTTCTATCTGGTTCTTCAGATATGCAATTGAAACTTTGGTCCATAAAGGATGCATCATGTCCCCGAATATTTAGGGGCCACACTAGTAAGATTACTGATTCTGTATTGATTGAAAGAGGAAGGGATTTcgtttcttcttcgttGGATGGTACCATGAAATTATGGGAATGTGGTTCTGGGAGCACGGTAAGAACTTTTATGAGAAGGGAAAACCCTAATGACGGTATAAATTCAATGGCATTAATTGCAGATTCTAACACGACAACAATTGATACGACAACGAAGGGATCAAACTTAGATTTTGGTACACAAGGGAAAAAAGTCGTTGCAGGTCATGTATCAGGTGTCATTACCATCCATGATATCCTCACAAAAGAATCCACGATACAATTTCCAAGTGAATATATGGCGCCATGTAACAGCATTTCGAGAAATCCATGCGATAATAACTACTTATATGCTGGGTATGAAACAGGTCATGTCGCACTATGGGATATAAGATCGGCGGTTTCTCCGGTGGATACAATAACAATTAATGAAGGTCTCCCAATAAATTCCATCTATTGTCATGGTTCAAATAAATTAGCAATATCATCAGGCCCAGATACCTCCGTAATGATAGATTTGAAACAAGATAATAAGAAGTTTCAAGAGGATACACCTACATACTTAGTAAGTGAGGACACTAGAATATCCAAGTTTATTTCTGATCCAACGAGGAATGCGCTACATGTCGTGGGAGATCATGGTTTCTGGGCATATTTCACAACTTAA
- the COG7 gene encoding Golgi transport complex subunit COG7 (ancestral locus Anc_4.118), protein MSTTTGNTTKPTPSKDDELLEMFFDEEFVPQAYVDIFLTTINSREINEVQTMSSSLLARLDFYTKHLTKELESTIWNLEKLSETLPGTWSTNTTTLLAKDDETSDDKLDQSSTVLSTSSSTNLIGASKLEYYLDTLGSAVRSLETDVSKVDDQLTELDIKYKDSDKAREKLSDLKTIKKRLNTVLEFFMQLKTILDISDGNSESQKVVTSISEFKISLETLEQTIISALDESTKNEKINERNSELLTRIDQLIELKPLLKGLDKFYATYSEFSENIRRKMNEYLSKKDLDYEFNV, encoded by the coding sequence ATGAGTACAACCACGGGGAATACGACAAAGCCAACACCCTCCaaagatgatgaacttCTTGAAATGTTCTTTGACGAAGAATTCGTTCCACAGGCATACGTTGACATTTTCCTCACCACGATAAATTCCAGAGAAATAAACGAAGTACAAACAATGTCATCTTCCCTGTTAGCAAGGTTGGACTTCTACACAAAGCATCTTACAAAGGAATTGGAAAGTACTATTTGGAATCTGGAAAAACTTTCAGAAACTCTACCGGGAACATGGTCTACCAATACCACTACTCTCCTGGCgaaagatgatgaaacatCAGATGATAAACTCGATCAATCATCCACCGTATTAtccacttcttcatcaactaACCTTATTGGTGCTTCCAAGCTGGAGTATTATTTGGATACCCTTGGTAGTGCTGTAAGATCATTGGAGACAGACGTGAGCAAAGTAGATGATCAATTGACAGAATTagatattaaatataaGGACAGCGATAAGGCAAGAGAAAAATTAAGTGATTTGAAAACCattaagaaaagattgaataCAGTGTTAGAATTCTTCATGCAATTAAAGACAATATTGGATATATCTGATGGTAACTCAGAATCACAAAAAGTTGTTACATCAATCTCGGAATTTAAGATATCTTTAGAAACTTTGgaacaaacaataatatcTGCATTGGATGAATCTACAAAGAATGAGAAAATAAATGAGAGAAATTCTGAACTACTAACTAGAATTGACCAACTTATAGAATTAAAGCCATTATTGAAAGGATTGGATAAATTCTATGCAACGTATTCTGAGTTTTCTGAAAATATTAGGAGgaaaatgaatgaatatttaagCAAAAAGGATCTGGATTATGAATTTAATGTATAA